The genomic interval AAGAGCAAGGAACGCCACCGGTATGGCGTATTCGGCGGCACGCTGCACGAACATCGTCAGCGTCATCAGCACAAGGGAAGACGTGAGGAAGTAAAACTCACGAAACGTCATCCGATCCCGCCATGAAAGAGGAGACGTGCGATCAGTCCGTATAAAAAAGAATATCGAAGCAATGAACGGCACGAACCACATGATTTCTGCCGGTATGAGCGAAAGCTCGTAGAGCTCTCCGCCTTCCGGTACGACAGCGCGAAAACGATTGACGATCGCCATAAGGTGCACCACCATGCCATTAAAAAGATAGCGCAGCGGATCGCTGTGGAGCGCGGTGCCGAGGGTAAGTCCTGAGAGCACGGCAAGAAACGGTGCATACAGAGTCGAATTTAGACGAAAAGAACCTCGGTACAGAGTCCAGGAGGCGAGGTAAAGGCCGAGCGGCAAAAACAGGAGGAACGACGCACCGTAGAAAAGAGGCAGCAGCACCGCAAGGAAAAAAAGAAGCCACACACGCCGCCGCTCGAGCGCCACGAACGAAAGGAACACGACTGACGCGGCAAAGACATGCGGGCGCAGGAGCAACATGCGGAAAAAGAATATCGGGGAGAACGCGAACAGGGTCACGCAACCGAGAAGGGCGAGAAAAATCCGTGCGCGGCGCGCGCCCGGGCTCCGCGATTCGACGAGGTAGCGCGCGAGCACGAGAAAAAAAATGAGGAAAAATAGCGCCGCGCCGAGCGCGTGGAACACCTTCGAGCCCATGATGGCGGCCGGTACATCGTCGCCGAAAACCCTCGTAAAGGGCGCGAGGGCGCGGTGGTACCAGACGTAGAGATCATCCTGGGGGCCTCGGAGTGTCGAGAACACCGGTATCTGCATCACGCTCCCATCCCTATACGAGATCGCGTGGCGCAGATGATAGTAGGGGTCATCCGACGTCGAGAGGGCAGTGCCTGCGGTATTAATTAAGAGCGCGAGTGAAAAGAAAAAGAGAAAAACTGCTATACTGGCAGCACGCATGGAAGACAAACGAAACAACGCGTTTGAGAGTAATCTCGTGAGCATACTGATGCCAGTCTATAACGAAGCGGCGACGCTCGAGCGTGCGATTGAACGCGTGCGTGGTGTCTCCATATTACCCTACCGGAGGGAGCTGGTCATCGTTGACGACGGCTCGACTGATGGCTCGGGTGATATTCTCGCACGGGCAGCGCGCGATTTTCACGATATTCGAGCGCTCTACCACGCCAGAAATCGTGGCAAGGGCGCAGCGCTTAAGAGTGCGCTCGCCGTATCGCGCGGCAACATTATCATATTTCAAGACGCGGACCTCGAGCAAGACCCGCGCGACCATCCACGCCTTCTTGCGGCGCTCGAGAGCTCGAGCGCCGTTTTTGGCTCCCGGAACCTCGAACGCGCCACAAGACCCCAGTACTCTCACTATGCGCTCGGCAGCCGCTTCATTACCGCGCTCGTAAACACGCTCTTCCGCGCGCGGCTCACGGACGTGAATAGCGGCTATAAAGCGCTGCGCCGCGAGGCGCTCCGGGGAATCAGCATCAACGCTGACCGGTTCAACTTCTGCGAAGAACTGACAGCGAAGCTCATCAAGAGCGGCGTAGAGATAACCGAGATCCCTATCTCCTACACGCCGCGCACGTTTGCCGAAGGCA from bacterium carries:
- a CDS encoding glycosyltransferase family 2 protein; translated protein: MEDKRNNAFESNLVSILMPVYNEAATLERAIERVRGVSILPYRRELVIVDDGSTDGSGDILARAARDFHDIRALYHARNRGKGAALKSALAVSRGNIIIFQDADLEQDPRDHPRLLAALESSSAVFGSRNLERATRPQYSHYALGSRFITALVNTLFRARLTDVNSGYKALRREALRGISINADRFNFCEELTAKLIKSGVEITEIPISYTPRTFAEGKKIRAWDGVRGVWTVIKYRFVN